In Phaeobacter porticola, one DNA window encodes the following:
- a CDS encoding glutamate--cysteine ligase produces the protein MSIPQSGGGPIERHEQLAEYLASGCKPRDQWRIGTEHEKFGYCKDSLKPLPFEGTRSIVAVLEGLRDRHGWSEVREGGHLIGLEKDGANVSLEPGGALELSGAPLETIHETCDEVNTHLREVKDIADEIGVGFIGLGAAPIWSHEEMPLMPKGRYKLMDAYMGKVGTMGRTMMRRTCTVQVNLDFGSEADMVQKMRVAIALQPVATALFANSPFLEGEPNNHKSWRSRVWRDLDADRTGMVPFVFDEGFGFERWVEYALNVPMYFVYRDGEYIDALGMSFRAFLKGELPALPGQTPTLSDWADHLTTAFPEARIKKYMEMRGADGGPWRRLCALPAFWVGLMYDQSSLDAAWDLAKGWNAETREALRVAASEQGLQAQVGNIKMHDLAREVVAISEAGLKSRARGGAGGLVPDETHFLNALKDSIETGKVPADELLERYAGDWNGDLSRIYSEYSY, from the coding sequence ATGTCTATCCCTCAATCCGGCGGTGGGCCGATCGAACGTCACGAACAACTGGCTGAATATCTCGCCTCTGGCTGCAAGCCCCGTGACCAATGGCGCATCGGCACTGAGCATGAGAAATTCGGCTATTGCAAGGACTCGCTGAAGCCGCTGCCGTTTGAAGGCACGCGCTCTATTGTGGCCGTTCTTGAGGGGTTGCGCGACCGTCATGGCTGGTCCGAGGTGCGTGAAGGTGGCCACTTGATCGGTCTTGAAAAAGATGGCGCCAATGTTTCGCTGGAACCAGGTGGCGCGCTGGAACTCTCTGGAGCCCCATTGGAGACAATCCATGAAACCTGTGACGAGGTGAACACCCACCTACGCGAGGTAAAGGATATCGCCGATGAAATCGGCGTCGGTTTCATCGGTCTGGGGGCGGCTCCGATCTGGTCCCACGAAGAAATGCCATTGATGCCCAAGGGTCGCTACAAGCTGATGGATGCCTATATGGGCAAGGTCGGCACTATGGGCCGCACCATGATGCGCCGGACTTGTACCGTTCAGGTCAATCTCGACTTCGGATCCGAGGCGGACATGGTGCAGAAAATGCGCGTGGCCATCGCGCTGCAGCCCGTCGCAACAGCTCTCTTTGCCAATTCGCCCTTCCTTGAGGGCGAGCCGAACAACCACAAATCCTGGCGCTCGCGCGTTTGGCGCGATCTGGATGCGGACCGGACCGGCATGGTGCCTTTTGTCTTTGACGAGGGTTTCGGGTTCGAACGTTGGGTCGAATACGCGCTCAATGTGCCGATGTATTTCGTCTACCGCGACGGTGAGTATATCGACGCGCTTGGCATGTCCTTCCGCGCCTTCCTCAAGGGAGAACTGCCCGCGTTGCCAGGGCAAACCCCCACCCTGAGCGACTGGGCTGATCATCTGACCACCGCCTTCCCCGAAGCGCGGATCAAGAAATACATGGAAATGCGTGGGGCGGATGGTGGTCCATGGCGTCGCCTATGTGCGCTGCCGGCTTTCTGGGTCGGCCTGATGTATGACCAATCCAGCCTTGATGCGGCCTGGGATTTGGCAAAGGGGTGGAATGCCGAAACCCGCGAGGCCCTGCGTGTCGCAGCGTCGGAGCAGGGGCTGCAAGCGCAAGTCGGCAACATCAAAATGCATGATCTGGCGCGCGAAGTGGTGGCAATCTCTGAGGCGGGTCTCAAATCCCGCGCGCGCGGCGGGGCCGGGGGGCTGGTGCCGGATGAAACTCATTTCCTGAATGCACTGAAAGACAGTATCGAAACTGGCAAAGTCCCGGCGGATGAGCTGTTGGAGCGTTACGCCGGTGACTGGAACGGTGATCTGAGCCGGATCTATTCTGAATACAGCTACTGA